In Haloterrigena turkmenica DSM 5511, a single genomic region encodes these proteins:
- the crcB gene encoding fluoride efflux transporter CrcB codes for MTLEPALIVGVGGAVGAVLRHWVSLRLASERFPWPTLAVNVLGSFGFALALFAGASESTLRLVGTGICGAFTTFSSFSVETVGLYERGDRRLAVANAAGNLALSLAAIGLAWMIVDVGPL; via the coding sequence GTGACCCTCGAGCCGGCGCTGATCGTGGGGGTCGGCGGCGCGGTCGGTGCCGTGCTCCGCCACTGGGTGTCGCTACGACTAGCCAGCGAACGGTTTCCGTGGCCCACGCTGGCCGTGAACGTGCTCGGGAGTTTCGGCTTCGCGCTCGCCCTCTTCGCGGGCGCCAGCGAGTCGACGCTCCGACTGGTCGGGACCGGGATCTGCGGCGCGTTCACGACCTTTTCGTCGTTTTCGGTCGAGACCGTCGGATTGTACGAGCGCGGCGACCGGCGCCTCGCCGTCGCCAACGCGGCCGGCAACCTCGCGCTCTCGCTCGCGGCGATCGGTCTCGCGTGGATGATCGTGGACGTCGGACCGCTGTGA
- a CDS encoding SDR family oxidoreductase, which yields MNAALKPLDEQVIVITGASSGIGLTTARMAADRGASVVVAARSEDALRRLTAEIQADGGEATSVVADVSDREDVREIRRVAEDTYGGFDTWVNGAAVSIYGELDEVPIEEMREQFDVNVWGLLYGSLEAADHFKSRGREGSIVNVGSIVSERAVLLQGSYSASKHAVKGFTETFRMELEREDAPVSVTLIKPSAIDTPFPDHAKNHMDEEATLPAPVYAPETVARAILHAAENPQHEVTVGAGGKGMTVLGQHAARLLDKIMEVVFYRQQRTGDPPRPDAPDGLEEPTGSLDQRGGYEGHVAETSLYTSLRQRRELPGSSALGAGLVAGAVYAGYRLLRDGRDSSGDVAAPEPESKADAEERRLEMPRL from the coding sequence ATGAACGCAGCGCTGAAGCCGCTCGACGAGCAGGTGATCGTGATCACCGGCGCGTCCTCGGGGATCGGACTGACGACCGCGCGGATGGCCGCCGACCGGGGCGCCAGCGTCGTCGTCGCCGCCCGGAGCGAAGACGCCCTCCGGCGGTTGACCGCGGAGATCCAGGCCGACGGCGGCGAGGCGACCTCCGTCGTCGCCGACGTCAGCGACCGCGAGGACGTCCGCGAGATCCGGCGGGTCGCCGAGGACACGTACGGCGGCTTCGACACCTGGGTCAACGGCGCGGCCGTCTCCATCTACGGCGAACTCGACGAGGTCCCGATCGAGGAGATGCGCGAGCAGTTCGACGTCAACGTCTGGGGGCTGCTCTACGGCTCGCTCGAGGCCGCCGACCACTTCAAATCCCGCGGGCGGGAGGGTTCGATCGTCAACGTCGGTAGCATCGTCTCCGAGCGCGCCGTCCTCCTACAGGGGAGCTACTCGGCCTCGAAACACGCCGTCAAGGGCTTCACCGAGACGTTCCGGATGGAACTCGAGCGCGAGGACGCGCCCGTCTCGGTGACGCTGATCAAGCCGAGCGCGATCGACACGCCGTTTCCCGACCACGCGAAGAATCACATGGACGAGGAAGCGACGCTGCCGGCGCCGGTCTACGCGCCGGAGACGGTCGCCCGGGCCATCCTCCACGCCGCGGAGAACCCCCAGCACGAGGTGACGGTCGGCGCCGGCGGCAAGGGGATGACCGTCCTCGGACAGCACGCCGCGCGCCTGCTGGACAAGATTATGGAGGTCGTCTTCTACCGCCAGCAGCGCACCGGCGATCCGCCCCGTCCCGACGCCCCGGACGGTCTCGAGGAGCCGACCGGCAGCCTCGATCAACGCGGCGGCTACGAGGGTCACGTCGCCGAGACGAGCCTCTACACGAGCCTCCGTCAGCGGCGGGAACTCCCCGGCTCGAGCGCGCTCGGGGCCGGGCTCGTCGCGGGGGCCGTCTACGCGGGGTACAGACTACTGCGCGACGGTCGCGACTCGAGCGGCGACGTCGCGGCGCCGGAGCCGGAATCGAAAGCGGATGCTGAGGAGCGTCGCCTCGAGATGCCGCGTCTCTGA
- a CDS encoding CrcB family protein, translating to MTATHPLVRLETLALIAVGAFAGAILRFLAMGLGSDVRAILAVNALGSAALGFIVYEAEYAGLLGRRSRLFLSTGLLSSLTTYSTFAIQTALAADPVVLAAIVAGNYGFGFAGVLAGRTVARRLGAVFEPGTGGETA from the coding sequence ATGACAGCCACTCACCCGCTCGTTCGCCTCGAGACGCTCGCGTTGATCGCCGTCGGAGCGTTCGCCGGGGCGATCCTCCGCTTTTTGGCGATGGGGCTGGGCTCCGACGTTCGGGCGATACTTGCGGTCAACGCCCTCGGCAGTGCCGCGCTCGGGTTCATCGTCTACGAAGCCGAGTACGCGGGACTCCTGGGACGGCGGTCGCGACTCTTTCTCTCCACCGGCTTGCTCTCGTCGCTGACGACCTACAGCACGTTCGCGATCCAGACCGCGCTGGCGGCCGACCCCGTCGTCCTCGCCGCCATCGTCGCCGGCAACTACGGGTTCGGCTTCGCGGGCGTCCTCGCGGGGCGAACCGTCGCGCGTCGACTCGGAGCGGTCTTCGAACCCGGAACGGGCGGTGAGACGGCGTGA
- a CDS encoding potassium channel family protein: MDPLEGETSSVSIEYEPVSVKDVLVEMKDTAELLIDLSYSAVLHRNADLAREVLRLEERMDVLKLRARMSLMMAVRKPADAEELAPVLGIVAAADEISDAAGDIAKIVLEEMGLPEAMRAALPEAAETLVRGVVDPDSVYADRTLQDIDLESETGVRVIALRRGDEWLLNPGPNTTVKSDDVALLRGPDPSIGDVCEVLTGDVYESPSVDDPGIPDLERAVDTIIHMKNLSELAVDLAYSSVLFDSAELAEEVRNLEVEVDAMQSRFEAWTLRAAADADDPVVLRGLIRLGTSTEAISDAAINISEGVLRDIDVHPVVQLAVQESDEIITRVEVAPGSDLDGIAVTGGVPDVESTMSVIAIRRPGEGWLLVTDADAELQGGDVLISKGTRTSAAAFEELAQVQP; this comes from the coding sequence ATGGACCCGCTCGAGGGGGAAACGTCGTCGGTATCGATCGAGTACGAGCCGGTCAGCGTCAAGGACGTGCTCGTCGAGATGAAGGACACGGCGGAGCTGCTCATCGACCTCTCGTACTCGGCGGTCCTCCACCGCAACGCCGACCTCGCGCGGGAAGTGCTTCGCTTAGAAGAGCGGATGGACGTGCTCAAGCTCCGGGCGCGGATGAGCCTCATGATGGCCGTCCGCAAGCCGGCCGATGCGGAGGAGCTGGCACCCGTCCTCGGGATCGTCGCCGCCGCGGACGAGATCAGCGACGCGGCCGGCGACATCGCCAAGATCGTCTTGGAGGAGATGGGGCTGCCCGAGGCGATGCGCGCGGCGCTGCCCGAAGCGGCGGAGACGCTGGTTCGGGGCGTCGTCGATCCCGACTCCGTCTACGCGGATCGCACCCTCCAGGACATCGACCTCGAGTCCGAGACGGGCGTCCGCGTCATCGCCTTGCGCCGGGGAGACGAGTGGCTGCTCAACCCCGGTCCGAACACGACCGTCAAGAGCGATGACGTCGCGCTGCTGCGCGGTCCGGATCCGTCGATCGGCGACGTCTGCGAGGTGCTGACCGGTGACGTCTACGAGTCGCCGTCGGTCGACGACCCCGGAATCCCCGACTTAGAGCGGGCGGTCGACACCATCATCCACATGAAGAACCTCTCGGAGCTGGCGGTCGACCTGGCCTACAGCAGCGTGCTGTTCGACAGCGCCGAGTTAGCGGAGGAGGTGCGCAACCTCGAGGTCGAGGTCGACGCCATGCAGTCGCGGTTCGAGGCTTGGACGCTCCGAGCGGCCGCGGACGCGGACGACCCCGTCGTGTTGCGCGGGCTGATCCGACTGGGAACCAGTACGGAGGCCATCAGCGACGCGGCGATCAACATCAGCGAGGGCGTGCTCCGGGATATCGACGTCCACCCGGTCGTTCAGCTGGCGGTCCAGGAGAGCGACGAGATCATCACGCGGGTCGAAGTCGCGCCCGGAAGCGACCTCGACGGAATCGCGGTGACCGGCGGCGTTCCGGACGTCGAGTCGACCATGTCGGTGATCGCGATTCGACGGCCCGGCGAGGGCTGGCTGCTCGTGACCGACGCCGACGCCGAGCTACAGGGCGGGGACGTCCTCATCTCGAAGGGGACGCGGACGTCCGCGGCGGCGTTCGAGGAACTCGCGCAGGTCCAGCCCTGA
- the serS gene encoding serine--tRNA ligase, with protein MIDRTYLRENPEEVREALDDRGADVDLEEILEIDERWRELKAKGDELRHERNQITQQIGELVAEGKDEEREEAIEQSKELKSEIEDIETEADELKDELDERLLEVPQIPDESVPKGVDERHNVEDRRWGFDDSHDLPEEVTPHYELGEELDIIDEQRAAKTTGSGFYFLKGAGAQLEHALIQFMMDLHREQGYVDLFPPIPVKSSSMRGTGQLPKFADDAYRLGGSNEEDYEDEDLWLCPTAEVPVTNMYADEILLQDDLPLKHQAYTPNFRREAGEHGTETRGIVRVHQFNKVELVNFVEPEESYDRLENLLDEAEEVLRQLGLPYRILELCTGDLTFASAKTYDIEVWAPGDDMDDGPEEGGRWLEVSSASNFEDFQARRAGLRYRPERHESAEYLHTLNASGLAIPRVMVAILEYYQNEDGTVTIPEPLRPYMGGKEVIEGHEKVGESALGAGERE; from the coding sequence ATGATCGATCGGACCTACCTGCGCGAGAACCCCGAGGAGGTACGCGAGGCCCTCGACGACCGCGGCGCCGACGTCGACCTCGAGGAAATCCTTGAGATCGACGAGCGCTGGCGCGAGCTGAAGGCCAAGGGCGACGAACTCCGCCACGAGCGCAACCAGATCACCCAGCAGATCGGGGAGCTGGTCGCCGAAGGCAAAGACGAGGAACGCGAGGAGGCCATCGAGCAGTCCAAGGAACTCAAATCGGAGATCGAGGACATCGAGACCGAAGCCGACGAGCTCAAGGACGAACTCGACGAGCGGCTGCTCGAGGTTCCCCAGATCCCCGACGAGAGCGTCCCGAAAGGGGTCGACGAACGCCACAACGTCGAGGACCGGCGCTGGGGCTTCGACGACTCCCACGACCTTCCCGAGGAGGTTACTCCCCACTACGAACTCGGGGAGGAGCTGGACATCATCGACGAACAGCGCGCCGCCAAGACGACCGGTTCCGGCTTCTACTTCCTCAAAGGGGCGGGTGCGCAGCTCGAGCACGCGCTAATCCAGTTCATGATGGATCTCCACCGCGAACAGGGCTACGTCGACCTGTTCCCGCCGATCCCGGTCAAGAGCTCTTCGATGCGCGGCACCGGGCAACTGCCGAAGTTCGCCGACGACGCCTACCGGCTGGGCGGCAGCAACGAGGAGGACTACGAGGATGAGGATCTCTGGCTTTGTCCCACCGCGGAGGTGCCGGTCACCAACATGTACGCCGACGAGATCCTCCTGCAAGACGACCTCCCGCTCAAACACCAGGCCTATACGCCCAACTTCCGGCGTGAGGCCGGCGAGCACGGCACCGAAACGCGCGGCATCGTCCGCGTCCACCAGTTCAACAAGGTCGAACTCGTCAACTTCGTCGAACCCGAGGAGAGCTACGACCGCCTCGAGAACCTCCTCGACGAAGCCGAGGAGGTCCTCCGACAACTCGGCCTCCCCTACCGCATTCTCGAGCTCTGTACCGGCGATCTCACCTTCGCCTCCGCCAAGACCTACGACATCGAGGTCTGGGCTCCCGGCGACGACATGGACGACGGCCCCGAGGAGGGCGGCCGCTGGCTCGAGGTCTCCTCGGCGTCGAACTTCGAGGACTTCCAGGCCCGTCGGGCCGGCCTGCGCTACCGCCCCGAGCGCCACGAATCGGCCGAGTACCTGCACACTTTAAACGCCTCCGGGCTCGCGATTCCCCGGGTCATGGTCGCCATCCTCGAGTACTACCAGAACGAGGACGGCACGGTGACGATTCCCGAGCCCCTGCGGCCGTACATGGGCGGCAAGGAGGTCATCGAGGGCCACGAGAAGGTCGGCGAGAGCGCGCTCGGTGCCGGCGAGCGGGAGTAA